Part of the Candidatus Moraniibacteriota bacterium genome is shown below.
CCGAGAAAAGCGATACTACACCCAGAAGCAAAAGGAGTAGAAGAAGTACGCCGCTGGCAAGCTCCCAGGCAGACTTCTCATCTTTTTTCTCACGAAGCTCGGTAAAAACTGGAACAAAAGCCGCCGAGAGTGCCCCTGCAACGAGAAGACCGTACAAAAAATCTGGGATACGAAATGCGGCATAGTAGGCATCGAGCACATCGCCCGCACCAAATGTACCGGCCAAAATCCGATCCCGAACGAAGCCAAGCAATCGGCTCACCACACCAAAAACCGCGATAACCAAAGCAGCACCGCCTACCGTCCTATTTGCTCTCCCATGAAACAGCGAAACGACAAGCATTCGCATCCGATACAAAGTCCCCCTCATACATACAAAGATTATCGTTTTTGATTCGAGAAGAGAAGACCAACAAATCGATCATAACTCAGATCTGTCTGCAGATGAACACCCCGCTGAAACGGTACCAGATTTCCCTCAGATTGCCAAACATTTTGGAAGCGTTCTGGAAAAGCTATTTCGGAATCGAGCAAACTTCCCCTCGAACCGGATTGCTTCTGAAAAACAATCGAATACGAATCAAGTGAATTCTCGGTTTGACTTGGATCAACGTGAAATGGAAGCAGGTACGTATAGGAAACCTCAACACTCTCACCAGGACTCACGTATACCCAATTCCCAAATACCGTTTTCTCTGCATCGTCTGAAATGCGCGTCCCCGAAGCGGGATCGATGTGCATCCCCAGTCGTTCGTGCTCGACATCCTGATCGCGAGAGAAGTGTAACGCATCATAGTCAAGCGGCGGATCAACCGTTTCTCGAGTATACCCTTCGGCAGAGAGGAGGGTCGACCCAAGTGGCACATAGACACGCATATAGTCAGCATTCACCCGATCCCACCACTCTCGCCCGGTATGCCCGCCCATATGCATTCGCTTCACGGAAACCGTATCAACAACACTCCCGTCATCCTTTATTTCTGCACGGTGCGTAATCGTTTCATTGATAACACCGTCCGTCTTGTAGCCGTTTATATTCGAGTGTATGACACTGAGATAATCGCGATCCGCCGAAAGCACTTCTCCTGACCATCCGACATTTCGAATGAGTCGCTCCATATCACTATTGCGAGAATAAAAGAGCATCTGTTTCTCCGAAAGCCCGGACTCAACCGCCGAAAGCGCCTTCCCAAACGCTCCAGGAGGAGCCCCTTCCCCAAAAATACGCTCGAGGAGTATTGGTGCCAAATCAGAGAGAATCTGTTTCGGCTTATTTACTTCCCTATCATAAGCAACCTCAACCTGATACTGAATAGTCTCAAGGAAGTTATCTTCATCGACCGTCACGCCGTAGTCCTCCATTCGAATCGGTCCCGTTATCGCGAGAAACTTCCTGAGAATTTCCGGCGTAAAAGCGATAACCCCATCGACTGTCGGACCACCAGTTTTCTCGTAAAATGAAATTGCTTTCTCTGCCGAAACGGGAAAATCAGGAAACCAGTTACTATCATGAAGACTCCACCCGGCGCTAATCTTCTGTATCGGTTCGGGCGGCACGATATTTGTATGAAGCTGACCGTCAGGATTAAAGATGCCATCAACAAAAAACTTTCGCACTCGTCCATCATTCATATCAAGAAAAGCATAGCTCCCGATAAAACCGCCGGTCGCGCGCATTTCCTGATTATTTTCAAAAAGAAAGAGGAATTTCCGCGGTCCATTTCCTCCCAAGATATCCGCAAAGACATCCCCATGAGCAAGAAAGAGTCGCATGCCAGAGAGCACTTCCGGCAGCTTTGTCTTGAGTCCCAAGAACTGATCACGCTTATCTTCCGGAAGGTCGGAAATCGATACCTTGTCGAGATTCTCAAGAGCACTTGAAAGAAGCGTTTCTGCGTGTTCGATTGTTCCGCGCGTCTCTCGGAATACGGAAAGGAATGAGATATTCTGATTACCCGCCAACGGATTCCCGAGCGAAAAAATCGAACCTCCAACTTTTGATATCGACTCACCTGCCGCTGAAATATCTCGCGCAGCGTCCACAAGATATTTTCCCGATGACAATTTCGAAACAAGCGGAAGAAATCGCGCTGTCTCAATTACTGTTCCATTCCAGCTATCAAACAAATCAGACGCCGCCGAAAATGAAATGAACGCTTCTTGAAAAAGTTGATTCGATTCCGCAAAGTTTTTTGTCTTTGCTGTCTCGACCGCCTGCGAGAGCTCCCCGTAGCCCTCAGTGCTCACGCCAAGCACTTCCCCCTTCATTTTCATTCCCTTTTCAAAGAGCCCAATTCCAAGCCACACGCCCCCCAAAAGAAGAATGCCGAAAAAAGAAGTGGGGATGATGCGACGATTGCCGAAAACACCATTAAATATCTTCGAAAGAAAAGAAAGCGACGAAGCAAAAGAAAACCACCACAAAGAGAGTCGCTCCCGAAACAACTGGCGTGGCGACTTAGTAGACAAGCGCGCATCAACATCAGGAAAAGAATCCGATATTGATGCCTGCGTCAAAGAAGTTTCGTGATAGGAATCACTTTCGCCAAATTCATCAGAAACAAATTCATCTTGTAATGGCTCCGTCTGTCGATTCAATGTCACCTGAACAGACTCATCAGGATGCTGACTCTGTTGAGTACGCTCACGATGAATTGTCGGCACTGGCGAAACGAGAGGACGGGGCGATACCGCACAAGAAGACTGCCCCACAGAAACAGTTTTCTTCACTACTCTAATATCCGACATGCGTCGAAAAGAATCCCTTCTCATGAGTGTAAATTGAAAAAAACAGCAAAAGGACATCGATCAAAGCACTCCACATTCATATCACGAATGACCTTTAAAATGTGTTTTATATACAGAAAGCGTTTCTTTTGCCATATTCTCCCATGAAAAACGGGCCACCTGTGCAAATCCCCGAGCACGAAGCGACGTTCGAAGCGCCTCATCATTCCAAATCGATACCAGTGCTGTTTGGAATGCCGACGAATCATGCGGATCAAACAATATCGCCGCATCACCCAATACTTCAGGAAACGTTGTTGCACGCGCCGCAATAACCGGAGAGCCTTTTGCCATCGCTTCAAGGGGCGGCAACCCAAATCCCTCATACAGAGAAGAAAACACTGAAACGCGCGCATACCGATACAAGAGGTCAAGCTGCTCATCTGAGACAACGCCTGCAAAGATTATCCGGTCCATATTTCGCCGTTTTGCATACATCTTGAGACGACGGTAAAAATAATCATCTCCGCCGACCAAGACTAAGCGTGCGGTCGTATCAGGAAACTGATCAAATGCCGAGAGCAAAAATTCGAGATTCTTGTGCGGATAGGCATTCCCTACGTAGAGAGCATACGGCTTCAGTATATCATGAAACGAACTGTATTTCCTTTTGACAGATACTTCCGGAGGAAGAATGCCAATTGATGCAAAAAATTGTACCGCTCTTTCATACGGTAATATTCGACAAACAGGACTCGCTGCCTCATAGGTGACCGTCAACTTATCAGGGGTAATATTATAGCAACTGAGAATATCCCGTTTTGTATATTCTGAAATAGTGATGAGGGAGTCTGAACGAAAAATGGCATTCCGAATTACAAGACGATAGGCGAGGAATTTCAAACGGTAGAGGAGAGGACTGAGCGTCGTCGCACGCAATGTAGGAAATCGCAAAAGAATAAGATCATGCACAGTGACAACAAACGGACGCCTATAAAGAAGTGGCACATTGAAGTGCGGGAAATGTACTAAATCAAGTCGCTCCCGAAAAAGCGCGAGCGGAAAGAGGAATTGTTCTGCACAAGAATACCACCGAAAGTCCGCCAGCACTTTTCGGAAGTGACGATTCGTCGGCACGTAGTGATCAAAATTCTCACGACGCAAAAAAATCACATAGTCATTTTCTGTATCGAGAACCTCGAGCTCTCGAATAAGTTCCGCCGTATACCGCCCGAGACCACCTCGACCAGCCGATCCGTAGAACCGAGCATCAATGCCAATTTTCATGATTTCGCACCTACAGTCTCTGACGATTTCTCTTCCTCTTGTTTCTTTGTAGCGATTTGTTCTTGCTCGGCAGAAAATAAGAAAAGTGCCTGCGCAGCAAGTGCCTTGAAAATCTCAGGGTCTTCTACGGTGCCTGTTTTCTTGCGAAGCACGACAAATGCAAGACTTCCTTTCACTCGCCGAGGCGAACGAATAATACAATAGTCTCCCTCGCGTATCACTGTTTCAGTGCGTTTGGCAAGCTCTTGATAATTTAGTACGGGACATCGCTTTCCGCGTACATCGAATTTCTTTTTGATCACTCCTGAGCGAAGATCGACCACGCACAGAAAGAACACGTCGGTTTTTCCAAGAAGCCCGAGCGCTTCCATGATAGATTCATAGACTTCTTTGAGGCGTTCCGGAGTAATGGCGGCAGTTTCAGGAAGCCCAAGTGCAATATTTTTTACAATTTCCATCTTTCGATTAATCTCCGCGATATAGGAATACGAATCGGCAAGATCACGAGAAACGCGAGAAGTTTCCTTTTGGAGCTTCACTTTCTCGCTCAATTGGAAGCGAAGCTGATTCTCCTTCCACAAATAGATGAGAAGACCTATTGCTCCAACGAAGAAGATGAGAAGCGACTCCTGGTCATCCTCTGCGAGAAACAGGCGATCGCCGTTTATCACCTTTGGAACAAGCACGATAAACACGAAGAGTGTGAGATATATCCAATACATAGGCATGCTCCATCAAGAGTTTTCAGAAAATTTTGAAACACTCTCTCTTCATTACAAATATCAGAATTCGCGAGTCAATTGCTTCAAATGCTCACGAAGTTTCGGTCCTGTTTCAGGATGCTGAAGACCAAAATGCAATGTCGTCTTGAGAAAATTGAACTTATCGCCCGTATCAAACCATTCTCCTTCGAGAATGCGCCCATGAATCGGTTTCCCCTCGCGAAGCATGATATTGAAAGCGTCGACAAGTCGTATTTCACCCGAATCACCCTCAGTCATCGTAGAGAGTGTCCGAAAAACATCATTCGTCAAAATATATTTCCCCGGCGCAACAATCGTACTCGGAGCCGCCTCGACAGATGGTTTCTCTACAATTTCTCGTACACGGACATCTCGAACATTGAGGCTCTCCCCTGCCACCACACCAAACTTCGATACTTCTTCACGAGGAATATCTGCAAGTCCAATAATTGGCGTCTTATACTCGGCATACGCCTCAATAAGCTGGCGAGACGCCGGTATAGCGCTATCATAAATGCAGTCACCAAAAATCACCAAAACACTCTCATCATCATCAACCAAATGCGCCGCCTGAAAAAGCGCATGTCCATCTCCCAAAGGAATCGGCTGCCGCACATACGAAAATTTCGCCAAACCCGAAATTTTCTGCACCGCTTCAAGCAAATCAAGTTTATTCTTCTCAACAAGCGTGTCCTCAAGCTCATATGAGACATCGAAGTGATCTTCAATGGCGCGCTTTCCACGACCCGTCACAAAAATAATCTCTTCGATGCCAGAAGCAACCGCCTCTTCGACCAAATATTGAACAACCGGTTTATCGACAACGGGCAACATCTCTTTCGGCTGAGCCTTCGTCGCTGGCAAAAAACGCGTCCCAAATCCCGCAACCGGAAGAATCGCTTTCTTAATTTTTGTGTGCTCCATATTCGTATACCTAAAGTTCATTCAAGAAGACATCCTGCAAAAAATAAATTGAGAAATTCAAAATAACGCCTATTGATACAACGGGAACCGCTTACATAACACGCGGACTTCTTTTCGCAATACCTTCAAACAACGCTCGTCACCCTTCGACCGAAGCGCTTGATCCATCCATTCGACGATTTTCTGAATATCTCGCTCTTTCATACCGCGCGTTGTCACCGCTGGCACACCAATTCGTATGCCAGACGGATCCATTGGACTTCGTGTTTCATCTGGTATCACGTTCTTGTTAATCGTAATACCGATTGCATCGAGCAATGTCTCAGCCTCTCGCCCACTCACACCGAGTGTCCTCCACACATCTATCAAGATCATGTGATTTTCCGTCCCCCCAAAGAGCACATGGTATCCGCGACGTTGAAACTCGACCGAAAGCTTCGTGGCATTTTTGAGCATCTGCGACGCATATTTCTTGAAACTTGCCTTTGATGCCTCCTGGAACGCAACCGCTTTCGCAGCGATGATATTCATATGGGGACCACCCTGAATACCGGGAAATACCGCCTTGTCGATATCTTTTGCAAACTGCTCTCGCGAGAGAATCATGCCTCCACGAGGACCTCGAAGTGTCTTGTGTGTCGTTGTCGTCACAATATCAAAATACTCAACTGGATTCGGCACGACACCTCCCGCAACCAACCCCGCGATATGCGCCATATCCATCATGGTGATAGCGCCCACCTTCTTCCCAACGGCTACAAATTTCGCGTAGTCAATCTGTCGCGTATACGAAGAGAATCCTGCAAGGAGAAGCTTTGGTTTTTCCACTTTTGCAAGTGCCTCAAGTTTTCGATAGTCAATGCTTCCGTCCGCTTCCGTCTTGTACCGAACGAAGCGAAAAATCTTCGAAGTAAACGTCACCGGATGTCCATGCGTCAAGTGCCCCCCATGAGAAAGATCCATACCGAGCACCGTATCGCCCGGCTGAAGCAGGGCGGCGTAGGCAGACATATTCGCCGAAGCGCCCGAAAGCGGCTGAACATTCACATGTTCTGCTCCAAAGAGCTTCTTTGCTCGATCAATCGCGAGCGTCTCAACCACATCAGTAAACTCCTGCCCACCATAATAACGACGCCCCGGATACCCCTCGGAATATTTATTGGTAAATACGGTTCCGAGTGTCTCGATAACCGCAGGCGAAGCATAATTCTCCGATGCAATCATTTCCAAACCCTCCTCCTGCCGCTTCATCTCCCCAGCTATTGCGAGCATCACCTTTCCATCTGTTTTCTTGAGTTCTGTATATCGAAACATATCGTTACGTTACATCACAGATAAGCCAATCCTCTATCCGGAGAGTATACCAAATAAGCCGGAAAAACAAAAGGAAACCCATTGCAAGCGGGTTTCCAAGAAATACAAACGTCAGATTTTTTCTCTACTATCGCTTGCTCCACTGCGGAGCGCGACGAGCTTTGTTGAGACCAGGTTTCTTGCGCTCCACTTTTCGAGCATCTCGAGTCAAGAAACTCCCAGCCTTGAGAAGCGGGCGGTACTCTCCACTAGCAACAACGAGTGCACGAGCAAGTCCCAATCCGGAAGCGCTTGCCTGCCCCGAAGGACCACCTCCACGGACATGGACGGAAATACGGAATTTGTTCTCCATTCCCACAGCGCGAATTGAATCAAGAAGAAGATTCTGCAGGCGAACCGTCGGAAAGTATTCCTTTGCCGTCTTACCATTCACAGAGACCTCGCTTTCACCTTCAGCGGCGTCTTCAAAAATTCGCACCGTAGCAACTGCCGTCTTCCGGCGACCAACACCAGCAAAATATTTCTGCATTGCTGCCACTTCAATCGCCGGTTCCATCTCCACTTTCTTTTCATCGGAAACAGTCTCCTTTGGTTCATGAACGGCTTTCTTCGTAATTTCTTTCTTGGTTGCCATAAAAAAGCAGAAAAGTTAGAGGGTAAGCGTTTCATCAATAGCATGCTTCTGCTCTGCATTCGGATAGAAAAGCAGTCGAGTCATCATACGATCACGAAGTTTGTTCTTCGGAAGCATGCCATACACCGCCATCTCAAGCACCTTACGCGAATCCTTCTTCATCTGATCTTTGAGACGGATAGAAGTGATGCCGCCAGGATAGCCACTAAAGCGATGATAAATCTTATCTTCAAGCTTTTTGCCGGTCACCACCATGCCATCGGTATTCACCACAACCACGAAGTCTCCACCATCAATGTGTGGAGCAAAATTTACTTTCCCTTTTCCAGAGACTGCTTTCGCAACTCGTGTTGCCAGGCGACCGAGAATCTGTCCCTGTGCATCGATAAGAAAATGTTTCCGTTGAGACTGTTCTTTCATACAATTAGTCAACAAATTCAAGAATAGCCACTTTTGCTCCGTCAGTTTTCCGAGGAGCAAGTTTTACCACACGAGTAAATCCGCTCGTTCGCGTCCCAAACTTTTTCAGAAAATCCACATCACAGAGACGATCGAGCGTCACTTCAGACACGCGCTTCTTCAGAAGTCGGATAGTCGCCACGCGTCGATCAGGAACATCAACGCCCTCCTTGGCAATATTCACCAGACGATCAATACGAGATTTCATCTCCTTGGCACGCGCCTCCGTCGTCCGGATGCGTCCATGGAGCACCAAACCCTCAGCAAGACTTTTCACAAGTGCTCGCCTCTGGCTTCGATTTCGTTCGAGTTTTCGTCCTGAGTTCTGATGATTCATAGTCGTCTCGTTCCTTTCGGAAAATTATGCCGATACCGCAAAAGAAAGTCCCGCTTCCTTCAAAGCATGCTCCACTTCTTCAAAACCCTTCTCACCCATACCAGAAAAATCGCGAACTTCCGCTTCGGAAAGTGCAGCAATATCTGAAAGTGTGTGTATCTCATACGCCGCAAGCACCTTTCTCGTTCTCGCTGAGAACGCGCCGAACTCCGCATCTCCCAATTTCTCCTGCTCCTTCTGAATAACTTCTTCACTACGCAATGCCGAGAATTGACCCATCAAAATAGCAACAGCTCGCTGAAAAGCTTCTTCTGGAGTAATACTCCCATCAGTCAGTACTTCGAGAGTAATGCGATCAAAGTCAGTCCGTTTTCCAACACGCATGTTTTCCACCGTATAGTTTACACGCTCAATCGGCGTATAAATAGCATCAATGGCAATAACACCAATTTCCTTCTCACGTCGAACCTGGTGTTCAACAGCAATATATCCAAGACCGCGCTCCACTGTCAATTCGAGTTCAAGTTCGGCTTTCTTGTCAGTCAGCGTAGCAATCAACTGGTCGCCATTCACGATTTCCAAAGAGGAAGGCGTATGAATTTTCTCGGCGCATACCGCACCCTCGCCCTTTGCCTTCAAAGTTATCTTGACCAATTCATCATCACCATGCATGCGAAAGCGCACCTTCTTGAGATTCAAGATAATTTTTACCATATCCTCGAGAACACCCGGGAGCGTCGAGAACTCATGCGAAACATTCAGAATCTTTACAGAAGTAATCGCTGCTCCTTCGAGGGACGACAACAACACTCGGCGAAGCGCATTCCCCAAAGTAGCGCCATACCCTGGATAACATCCGTCAATTTCAAATTTCCCGAAATGTTCGCCGATCGCCGTATACTTTGGCTCCTGCGGAAGAGATATAGTCTGCATACCGTTTTCCGTTCCTCCTGAGACACACCTCTCCAGAAAAATGTCAGCATTCAGCTGTCAGTATCAAGAGAGATACGCTAGAAAGCGGTTAAGAGTAAATCAACAAAACACTAACCTATTTTGAATAATATTCAACAACTGCCTGCGGATCAACATGGATACCGATATCAGTCCGCGTCGGCACGCCTATCACTTTGCCAGACATTGTAGCCGCATCGAGCTCAAGCCACTGCGGCACATCTTTCTTG
Proteins encoded:
- a CDS encoding DUF4012 domain-containing protein produces the protein MSDIRVVKKTVSVGQSSCAVSPRPLVSPVPTIHRERTQQSQHPDESVQVTLNRQTEPLQDEFVSDEFGESDSYHETSLTQASISDSFPDVDARLSTKSPRQLFRERLSLWWFSFASSLSFLSKIFNGVFGNRRIIPTSFFGILLLGGVWLGIGLFEKGMKMKGEVLGVSTEGYGELSQAVETAKTKNFAESNQLFQEAFISFSAASDLFDSWNGTVIETARFLPLVSKLSSGKYLVDAARDISAAGESISKVGGSIFSLGNPLAGNQNISFLSVFRETRGTIEHAETLLSSALENLDKVSISDLPEDKRDQFLGLKTKLPEVLSGMRLFLAHGDVFADILGGNGPRKFLFLFENNQEMRATGGFIGSYAFLDMNDGRVRKFFVDGIFNPDGQLHTNIVPPEPIQKISAGWSLHDSNWFPDFPVSAEKAISFYEKTGGPTVDGVIAFTPEILRKFLAITGPIRMEDYGVTVDEDNFLETIQYQVEVAYDREVNKPKQILSDLAPILLERIFGEGAPPGAFGKALSAVESGLSEKQMLFYSRNSDMERLIRNVGWSGEVLSADRDYLSVIHSNINGYKTDGVINETITHRAEIKDDGSVVDTVSVKRMHMGGHTGREWWDRVNADYMRVYVPLGSTLLSAEGYTRETVDPPLDYDALHFSRDQDVEHERLGMHIDPASGTRISDDAEKTVFGNWVYVSPGESVEVSYTYLLPFHVDPSQTENSLDSYSIVFQKQSGSRGSLLDSEIAFPERFQNVWQSEGNLVPFQRGVHLQTDLSYDRFVGLLFSNQKR
- a CDS encoding glycosyltransferase family 4 protein; translation: MKIGIDARFYGSAGRGGLGRYTAELIRELEVLDTENDYVIFLRRENFDHYVPTNRHFRKVLADFRWYSCAEQFLFPLALFRERLDLVHFPHFNVPLLYRRPFVVTVHDLILLRFPTLRATTLSPLLYRLKFLAYRLVIRNAIFRSDSLITISEYTKRDILSCYNITPDKLTVTYEAASPVCRILPYERAVQFFASIGILPPEVSVKRKYSSFHDILKPYALYVGNAYPHKNLEFLLSAFDQFPDTTARLVLVGGDDYFYRRLKMYAKRRNMDRIIFAGVVSDEQLDLLYRYARVSVFSSLYEGFGLPPLEAMAKGSPVIAARATTFPEVLGDAAILFDPHDSSAFQTALVSIWNDEALRTSLRARGFAQVARFSWENMAKETLSVYKTHFKGHS
- a CDS encoding UTP--glucose-1-phosphate uridylyltransferase → MEHTKIKKAILPVAGFGTRFLPATKAQPKEMLPVVDKPVVQYLVEEAVASGIEEIIFVTGRGKRAIEDHFDVSYELEDTLVEKNKLDLLEAVQKISGLAKFSYVRQPIPLGDGHALFQAAHLVDDDESVLVIFGDCIYDSAIPASRQLIEAYAEYKTPIIGLADIPREEVSKFGVVAGESLNVRDVRVREIVEKPSVEAAPSTIVAPGKYILTNDVFRTLSTMTEGDSGEIRLVDAFNIMLREGKPIHGRILEGEWFDTGDKFNFLKTTLHFGLQHPETGPKLREHLKQLTREF
- a CDS encoding serine hydroxymethyltransferase is translated as MFRYTELKKTDGKVMLAIAGEMKRQEEGLEMIASENYASPAVIETLGTVFTNKYSEGYPGRRYYGGQEFTDVVETLAIDRAKKLFGAEHVNVQPLSGASANMSAYAALLQPGDTVLGMDLSHGGHLTHGHPVTFTSKIFRFVRYKTEADGSIDYRKLEALAKVEKPKLLLAGFSSYTRQIDYAKFVAVGKKVGAITMMDMAHIAGLVAGGVVPNPVEYFDIVTTTTHKTLRGPRGGMILSREQFAKDIDKAVFPGIQGGPHMNIIAAKAVAFQEASKASFKKYASQMLKNATKLSVEFQRRGYHVLFGGTENHMILIDVWRTLGVSGREAETLLDAIGITINKNVIPDETRSPMDPSGIRIGVPAVTTRGMKERDIQKIVEWMDQALRSKGDERCLKVLRKEVRVLCKRFPLYQ
- the rpsI gene encoding 30S ribosomal protein S9; amino-acid sequence: MQKYFAGVGRRKTAVATVRIFEDAAEGESEVSVNGKTAKEYFPTVRLQNLLLDSIRAVGMENKFRISVHVRGGGPSGQASASGLGLARALVVASGEYRPLLKAGSFLTRDARKVERKKPGLNKARRAPQWSKR
- the rplM gene encoding 50S ribosomal protein L13, which translates into the protein MKEQSQRKHFLIDAQGQILGRLATRVAKAVSGKGKVNFAPHIDGGDFVVVVNTDGMVVTGKKLEDKIYHRFSGYPGGITSIRLKDQMKKDSRKVLEMAVYGMLPKNKLRDRMMTRLLFYPNAEQKHAIDETLTL
- the rplQ gene encoding 50S ribosomal protein L17 codes for the protein MNHQNSGRKLERNRSQRRALVKSLAEGLVLHGRIRTTEARAKEMKSRIDRLVNIAKEGVDVPDRRVATIRLLKKRVSEVTLDRLCDVDFLKKFGTRTSGFTRVVKLAPRKTDGAKVAILEFVD
- a CDS encoding DNA-directed RNA polymerase subunit alpha, whose product is MQTISLPQEPKYTAIGEHFGKFEIDGCYPGYGATLGNALRRVLLSSLEGAAITSVKILNVSHEFSTLPGVLEDMVKIILNLKKVRFRMHGDDELVKITLKAKGEGAVCAEKIHTPSSLEIVNGDQLIATLTDKKAELELELTVERGLGYIAVEHQVRREKEIGVIAIDAIYTPIERVNYTVENMRVGKRTDFDRITLEVLTDGSITPEEAFQRAVAILMGQFSALRSEEVIQKEQEKLGDAEFGAFSARTRKVLAAYEIHTLSDIAALSEAEVRDFSGMGEKGFEEVEHALKEAGLSFAVSA